Proteins co-encoded in one Flavivirga eckloniae genomic window:
- a CDS encoding FecR family protein codes for MGKFFLDDTFLARWVSGDLSAEELEAFKKSSDYNKFNKINEAAEKLKAPTYNKQDVFSKLQERLEVEKANKKTEKHIMPKWVYGAAAILVIVFGIFYFLNLKSHYKTGFGEQLAITLPDNSKVQLNANSQVDFNSKLWSNNREVKLVGEAFFDVEKGSTFKVCTDIGVVEVLGTEFNVIARPNFFEIQCYEGRVKVKGIDVNEAAVLTEGKAFRIVNGTIEEWTFSNKNASWLLGESTFTNTPLFQVIKTFENQFNVTFNASKIDINQKFTGGFTHKNLKLALTTVFETMNISYVIKDKNKIMLVNKGH; via the coding sequence ATGGGGAAATTTTTTTTAGACGATACTTTTTTAGCACGATGGGTTTCGGGTGATCTTTCTGCCGAAGAGTTAGAAGCGTTTAAAAAATCGAGCGACTATAATAAATTTAATAAAATTAATGAAGCCGCTGAAAAATTAAAAGCACCAACATATAATAAACAGGATGTTTTTAGTAAGTTACAAGAACGTTTAGAGGTAGAAAAAGCAAATAAGAAGACAGAAAAACATATTATGCCTAAATGGGTATATGGCGCAGCAGCAATATTGGTAATAGTGTTTGGGATATTTTACTTTTTAAATTTAAAATCTCATTATAAAACAGGGTTTGGTGAACAGTTAGCCATTACGCTTCCAGATAATTCCAAGGTACAGCTTAATGCCAATTCGCAGGTTGATTTTAATTCAAAACTGTGGAGCAACAATAGAGAAGTAAAACTTGTAGGAGAAGCTTTTTTCGATGTGGAAAAAGGAAGCACCTTTAAGGTATGTACAGACATAGGAGTTGTTGAGGTTCTGGGCACAGAATTTAATGTGATAGCAAGACCAAATTTCTTTGAAATTCAATGTTACGAAGGACGCGTAAAAGTTAAGGGTATTGATGTAAATGAAGCCGCCGTGCTTACAGAAGGAAAAGCGTTTAGAATAGTAAATGGTACTATTGAAGAGTGGACGTTTAGTAATAAGAATGCATCATGGCTTTTAGGAGAAAGTACTTTTACGAATACACCATTATTTCAAGTTATTAAAACTTTTGAAAACCAGTTTAATGTAACTTTTAATGCTTCTAAAATTGACATCAATCAAAAGTTTACAGGAGGATTTACTCATAAAAATTTAAAGTTAGCCCTAACTACCGTTTTTGAGACTATGAATATTTCCTACGTTATTAAAGACAAAAACAAAATAATGCTCGTTAATAAAGGGCATTAA
- a CDS encoding TonB-dependent receptor plug domain-containing protein, which produces MKLILTVFIIICSLLQAFSQKRASFLYSNTPLNYVIVELEKEFNIKLSFNSKLVENQSVTFQGKGVLLDDVLQFIEEQTGIKFFKVSERYYILKQKNPRDLTTTQRLNEVVINEYFTSGISKKLNGSITLTPSSLGILPGLTEPDVLQSLQLLPGIQSPSETASGLYVRGGTPDQNLILWDGIKMYHSGHFFGMISSFNPYITENVKFYTGGTKARYGSKISSVIDITSSNKIPKKVEGGFGFNMMHSDLYIKIPVAKKIALIASARRSFTDFFESITFKNISKRVFQNTKITDGKRSTQGYQVNHLIERFYFSDYTIKGIIKPNDNNEIVVSNLYTRNELDNEFSSLLNVFISDNIDINNRGTSFSWNHKYSKTFSHAFRSYYSNFDLEYNGSTYEGQVGVISYDTTKKNAVRDIGMSFDTNWEINKKNELGIGYQFTSNEIGYELGYRDLTPTGEFEIESIGNTNLNNNHAFYADYQYKNDDKLIINTGLRTNYMSAFKRLYFEPRLHLDFKIAPHLRFKSSLEKLHQEVSQIVEFQTKDFGLENQVWVLSNRKDIPVLKSFQITSGFSFSKKGWNVDVDGYAKRVDGLTSLTKGFENEENKHFFKGKSDVLGLDVLVKKKIDNYRTCLSYSITDNQFTFEGINGGAPFPGNFDIRHNFTWTHSYLWNNFNFSLGWNLRTGTPYTKAISFLEENNNIEIDYSKTNAYRLPNYSRLDFSTTYKFNFSKNEKWRAKLGLSVLNITGRKNFLGKSYKTINFTANGEKFSVFQEINKSSLGIIPNLSFRLEF; this is translated from the coding sequence ATGAAGTTAATATTAACTGTTTTTATTATTATTTGTTCGTTATTACAAGCGTTCTCTCAAAAAAGAGCTTCATTTTTATACAGTAATACACCTTTAAATTACGTTATAGTCGAACTTGAAAAAGAGTTTAATATTAAACTGTCTTTCAACTCCAAATTAGTTGAAAACCAATCAGTAACTTTTCAAGGTAAAGGTGTGCTTTTAGATGATGTGTTGCAGTTTATAGAAGAGCAAACCGGTATTAAGTTTTTTAAAGTATCGGAGCGTTATTATATTCTTAAGCAAAAAAATCCAAGAGACTTAACAACGACCCAACGGCTTAATGAGGTTGTTATTAACGAGTATTTCACCTCTGGAATTAGCAAAAAATTAAACGGATCTATCACATTAACACCAAGTAGTTTGGGAATTCTACCGGGATTAACCGAGCCGGATGTGTTGCAAAGTTTACAGTTGCTACCGGGAATACAAAGCCCGTCGGAAACAGCATCGGGACTATACGTAAGAGGGGGTACTCCCGATCAAAATCTAATTCTTTGGGATGGCATAAAAATGTATCACTCAGGTCATTTTTTTGGTATGATTTCATCCTTTAATCCGTATATAACCGAAAATGTGAAGTTTTATACTGGTGGAACAAAAGCCAGGTATGGCAGCAAGATTTCTAGCGTGATAGATATTACATCATCGAATAAAATTCCTAAAAAAGTTGAGGGCGGTTTTGGTTTTAATATGATGCATTCAGACTTGTATATAAAAATTCCTGTAGCCAAAAAAATAGCATTGATTGCTTCTGCAAGACGATCGTTTACAGACTTTTTTGAATCAATTACATTTAAGAATATATCTAAGAGGGTTTTTCAAAACACAAAAATTACTGATGGTAAGAGATCTACTCAAGGGTATCAGGTCAATCACCTTATTGAACGCTTTTATTTTTCAGACTATACCATAAAAGGCATTATAAAGCCAAATGATAATAATGAGATTGTAGTTAGTAACCTATATACGAGAAACGAATTGGATAATGAATTTTCAAGCCTATTAAACGTATTTATAAGTGATAATATAGATATAAATAATAGAGGAACCAGTTTTTCGTGGAATCATAAATACAGCAAGACGTTTTCGCATGCCTTTCGGTCGTATTATTCGAATTTTGATTTAGAATATAATGGTTCAACTTATGAAGGACAAGTAGGGGTGATAAGTTATGATACAACAAAAAAGAATGCAGTTCGTGATATTGGAATGTCTTTCGACACCAATTGGGAAATCAACAAGAAAAATGAGTTGGGGATTGGTTATCAATTTACATCAAATGAAATAGGTTATGAATTAGGTTATAGAGATTTAACACCAACTGGTGAGTTTGAAATAGAATCGATAGGAAATACAAACTTAAATAACAATCATGCTTTTTATGCAGATTACCAATATAAAAATGATGATAAACTAATTATTAATACGGGGCTAAGAACCAATTACATGTCTGCTTTCAAGAGGCTTTATTTTGAGCCAAGGTTACATTTGGATTTTAAAATAGCACCGCATTTAAGATTTAAATCTTCATTGGAAAAGTTACATCAGGAGGTAAGCCAAATAGTGGAATTTCAGACAAAAGATTTTGGATTGGAAAATCAAGTTTGGGTCTTATCAAATAGAAAAGACATTCCAGTATTAAAAAGTTTTCAAATAACAAGTGGGTTTTCGTTTAGTAAAAAGGGGTGGAATGTTGATGTAGATGGTTATGCAAAAAGAGTAGATGGTTTAACATCGTTAACGAAAGGGTTTGAAAATGAGGAAAATAAACATTTTTTTAAAGGTAAAAGTGATGTTCTGGGTTTGGATGTATTAGTAAAAAAGAAGATAGACAATTATAGAACTTGTTTAAGCTATTCCATTACAGATAATCAATTTACTTTTGAAGGAATTAATGGAGGAGCACCATTTCCGGGAAATTTTGATATAAGACACAATTTTACATGGACGCATTCGTATTTATGGAATAATTTTAACTTTTCTTTAGGCTGGAATTTAAGAACCGGAACACCATATACAAAAGCTATAAGTTTTCTTGAGGAGAACAACAATATAGAAATCGATTATTCTAAAACAAATGCGTATCGTTTACCTAATTATAGCAGATTGGATTTCTCAACCACATATAAATTCAACTTTTCCAAAAATGAAAAATGGCGAGCTAAATTAGGACTGTCTGTATTAAACATTACAGGTAGAAAAAACTTCTTAGGTAAATCTTATAAAACAATTAACTTCACAGCTAATGGAGAAAAATTTAGTGTATTTCAAGAAATTAATAAATCCTCATTAGGTATTATTCCAAACCTTTCGTTTAGATTAGAATTTTAA